In Salmo salar chromosome ssa03, Ssal_v3.1, whole genome shotgun sequence, a single genomic region encodes these proteins:
- the LOC106601868 gene encoding cyclin-F, producing the protein MKAGVLHCRCSKCFTVPARKRVRKRVPALTLLSLPEEVLLCVLQCLSAEDLLAVRAVHSQLRDIIDNHSSVWARVSFRDTWPSPNTVWLFERAAEKGNFEAAVKLGIAYLYNEGPLLSDEGRADVCGRKASQFFSLAESLRSPTADPFIWVFIRPPWSPTGSCCKAVVFDRLKAECETNVERRGPLLHCLARVLQLFDEDDKRAEALTLLEESSQSGCLQSAYLLWEHNRKTAMADPGRYLQFIRTLRDYAAKGCWEAQLSLAKVCSSDNPLGLEQRACADLVAQLFRSCPPVPRRRAEEVLRQGINDTMRYILVDWLVEVTTMKDFSSLTLHVTVGCVDRYLALRSVPKARLQLLGIACMVVCTRYISKDILTIREAVWLTDNTYKYEDLVRMMGEVISVLEGKIRTPTLLDYGQVLLSLLPLERLTVHLFSYLCELTLLYSALTTYSSAHLANATLLLTRALHHYAPIWPIQLAEYTGFSKQDLVPCAVLLYVKCFSKDVPKDYRHMSLTGVKQRFEDEAYQHISKEKVIDFKELCEVLEVPEVEPYMVLPSLTGQPADIHTFLSSPSSNSKRRREESLPVHRGSFVATPTAELSTQEETLVGDMLDWSLDTCSGYEGDQESEGEKEAKEGETSVLAMTLEIATEPEDSKLHCRALSSDDDSFCEGDKEEEEYEGEGDKEEEEYEGEGSARSRPRESLSSFITTDFHSSGYSSVQSVSPSSNSSSLLMPCTFTALPPAPTPGSASSTTVSLPGFRLLVPVQRPRAAARKQVKRKNAAAHSGGEREGEDEEVVYASSVGFLSL; encoded by the exons GTACACTCTCAGCTCCGTGACATCATTGATAACCACTCTAGTGTTTGGGCCCGGGTCAGTTTCAGGGATACCTggccatcccccaacacagtctGGCTCTTTGAGAG GGCTGCAGAGAAGGGGAACTTCGAGGCAGCTGTGAAACTAGGGATTGCATATTTGTACAATGAAGGAC CGTTGCTGAGTGACGAAGGGCGTGCCGACGTGTGCGGCCGGAAGGCGTCCCAGTTCTTCAGCCTGGCGGAGAGCCTGCGTTCCCCTACTGCCGACCCCTTCATCTGGGTGTTCATCCGCCCGCCCTGGTCCCCCACTGGGAGCTGCTGCAAGGCTGTGGTGTTTGACAGGCTCAAGGCTGAGTGTGAAACCAATGTG gagaggaggggaccgtTGCTGCACTGTCTGGCCAGAGTCCTCCAGCTTTTTGAT GAGGATGACAAGCGCGCCGAGGCCCTGACACTACTTGAAGAGTCGTCTCAGTCGGGCTGTCTACAGAGCGCTTACCTGCTTTGGGAACATAACCGTAAAACCGCA ATGGCGGACCCAGGCAGGTACCTCCAGTTCATACGCACGCTCAGGGACTACGCAGCCAAAGGATGCTGGGAAGCacag CTGTCCCTGGCCAAGGTGTGCAGCAGTGACAACCCGCTGGGTCTGGAGCAGAGGGCCTGTGCCGACCTTGTGGCCCAGCTGTTTCGCTCCTGTCCCCCCGTGCCCCGACGCAGGGCGGAGGAGGTGCTCCGACAGGGCATCAACGACACCATGAG ATACATCCTGGTGGACTGGTTGGTGGAGGTAACCACCATGAAGGACTTCTCTAGCCTGACGCTCCACGTGACGGTGGGCTGCGTGGACCGCTACCTGGCCCTGCGCTCTGTGCCCAAGGCCCGCCTGCAGCTGCTGGGCATCGCTTGCATGGTCGTCTGCACGCG GTACATCAGTAAGGATATCCTGACCATCCGGGAGGCGGTGTGGCTCACAGACAACACCTACAAGTATGAGGACCTGGTCCGCATGATGGGGGAGGTCATCTCTGTGCTGGAGGGCAAGATCAGG ACTCCCACTCTGCTGGACTACGGCCAGGTGCTGCTGTCTCTGTTGCCTCTAGAGCGGCTCACTGTCCACCTGTTCAGCTACTTGTGTGAGCTCACCCTGCTCTACTCAGCCCTCACTACATACTCCTCAGCCCACCTGGCCAACGCCACCCTGCTGCTCACACGGGCACTGCACCACTACG CTCCCATCTGGCCCATCCAGCTGGCTGAGTATACAGGCTTCTCCAAGCAGGACCTGGTCCCCTGCGCTGTACTACTCTATGTCAAGTG cttcAGTAAGGATGTACCCAAAGACTACAGGCACATGTCTCTGACAGGTGTCAAGCAGAGGTTTGAGGATGAGGCCTACCAACACATCAGCAAAGAAAAG gtgATTGACTTCAAGGAGCTGTGTGAGGTCCTGGAGGTCCCAGAGGTGGAACCCTACATGGTGCTGCCCAGCCTCACGGGCCAGCCAGCTGACATCCacaccttcctctcctccccctccagcaACAGCAAGAG gagacggGAGGAGTCCTTGCCTGTGCACCGAGGCAGCTTTGTGGCCACACCCACGGCTGAGCTGTCCACTCAGGAAGAGACCCTGGTGGGGGACATGCTGGACTGGAGCCTGGACACCTGCTCCGGATACGAGGGGGACCAGGAGagcgaaggagagaaggaggccaaggagggagaga CCTCTGTTCTGGCCATGACACTGGAGATAGCAACAGAGCCCGAGGACTCCAAACTGCACTGCCGAGCCCTCTCCAGCGACGATGACAGTTTCTGTGAGGGGGACAAAGAGGAAGAGGAGTATGAAGGAGAGGGGGACAAAGAGGAAGAGGAGTATGAAGGAGAGGGGAGCGCCAGGAGCCGACCGCGAGAGTCCCTTTCCTCATTCATCACAACTGACTTCCACAGCTCAGGCTACTCCTCTGTCCAGAGTGTCAGCCCTTCCTCCAATTCCTCTTCACTCCTGATGCCCTGCACCTTCACGGCGCTGCCCCCGGCCCCCACTCCAGGCTCCGCCTCCAGCACCACGGTGTCTCTGCCCGGGTTCCGCCTCCTGGTGCCGGTGCAAAGACCCCGGGCTGCAGCTCGCAAACAGGTAAAGAGGAAGAACGCAGCAGCTCACagcggaggggagagggaaggggaggatgaAGAGGTGGTATATGCCTCAAGTGTAGGTTTCCTAAGCCTGTAA